The genome window TTGTTCGGCGCGCTCGTGCTGGCGCTCTCGATCCCCATCATGCGGCCCCTGGTTCTGCTGCTAGGGCCGCCGGAGTTCTTCGCGCTGACGATCCTCGGGCTGACCTTCGTGGTCACCCTGTCCGCGGGCAACATGCTCAAGGGCTTCGTCATGGCCGTCTTCGGTCTGCTCGTCGCTCTCGTCGGCCTGGACCCTCAGCAGGGCGTCGAGCGGTACACCTTCGGCCAGCTCTACCTCTGGGACGGCATCGGCCTGATCCCCGTCGTCGTCGGTCTGTTCGGGGGCGCCGAGGTCCTGCACATCATGCTGAACAAGAAGGCCATCGCCAAGAGCGACCGGGACGCCACCGGCCAGAACTACCCGGGCGTGATGACCGGTGTGCGCGACTCCTTCCAGCAGTGGCGGGTTGTTCTGCGGGCCAGCGGGATCGGCGTCGGGATCGGGATCGTCCCCGGCCTCGGCGGCACGGTCGCGCAGTTCATCGCCTACGGCCAGGCGCAGCAGAGCTCCAAGAACCCGGAGATGTTCGGCAAGGGCGCCATCGACGGACTGGTGGCGGCGGGCGCGACCAACAACGCAAAGGACGCCGGCTCGCTCATCCCGGTCGTGGCCTTCGGCATCCCGAGCGGGGCCGGTTCCGCCGTCCTGCTCACCGCCTTCCTCATCGTCGGTCTGAATCCCGGCCCGGAGATGCTCACGACCAACCTTGACGTCACCTTCTCGATGGTCTGGGTGACGATCCTCGCCAACATCGTCGCGGTCGCGATCGCCTTCGCGTTCATCAAGCCGCTGACCCGGCTCACCACGATCTCTGGACCCCTGCTCGTCCCCTTCCTCGTGCTGCTGCTCGTGTTCGGTGCCTACACCTCGAGCAACAGCTTCAACGACGTCTTCGTCATGCTCGCGGCCGCCGCGATCGGCATCGGCTGCCTTCGGTGGAACTGGCCCCGCGTCCCCTTCCTCCTCGCGCTGGTGCTGGGTGCGCTCGCCGAGCGCTACCTGTTCCTGTCCTACTCGCTGTTCGGCTGGTCCTGGCTGGGTCGACCGGGGGTTCTGCTGATGGCGGGGATCTGCCTGCTGGCGCTGCTGCAGGCCGGACGGATCAAGCGTCGTGCCGGCCGGGCTCCTGCCCGGACCGCCGCCAGCACCGACCAGGCCGGTACGCCGTGACCGAGCAGCCCGCCGTTCTTGCATCGGCCGCGAGGCGGACCCCCCTCGAGAAGCCACCGCTGGCGGACCTGGTTCTCGGTGCCCTCGCGCTGGTCATGTTCTCCGTCGCCGGGCTCAAGACCTTCGACTGGTCGTTCCGCACCGCCTTGTTCCCGCGCATCGTCACCGCAGCGGGGGTGGTTCTCGCGGTGCTGTTCCTGCTCGCTTGGGCGCGGGCCAGGCACCGGCACCGGCCGCTGGACCCGGAGCAGGGCGAGGGGCT of Mycobacteriales bacterium contains these proteins:
- a CDS encoding tripartite tricarboxylate transporter permease → MLDALWSSLGQVLEPGTLLLMLVGVGIGFVVGILPGLGGAVTLALMLPFTFTMEPVEAFAFLLGMSVVTATTGDITSVLFGVPGEATSAAAVLDGYPLTRQGQGGRALGAVLSSSTLGALFGALVLALSIPIMRPLVLLLGPPEFFALTILGLTFVVTLSAGNMLKGFVMAVFGLLVALVGLDPQQGVERYTFGQLYLWDGIGLIPVVVGLFGGAEVLHIMLNKKAIAKSDRDATGQNYPGVMTGVRDSFQQWRVVLRASGIGVGIGIVPGLGGTVAQFIAYGQAQQSSKNPEMFGKGAIDGLVAAGATNNAKDAGSLIPVVAFGIPSGAGSAVLLTAFLIVGLNPGPEMLTTNLDVTFSMVWVTILANIVAVAIAFAFIKPLTRLTTISGPLLVPFLVLLLVFGAYTSSNSFNDVFVMLAAAAIGIGCLRWNWPRVPFLLALVLGALAERYLFLSYSLFGWSWLGRPGVLLMAGICLLALLQAGRIKRRAGRAPARTAASTDQAGTP